GTGCGTCCGGCCGCCACGCCCCTGCCTGCCCTCGAAGTTCCGGTTGGACGTCGACGCGCTGCGCTCCCCGGGTTTGAGCTGGTCGGGGTTCATGCCAAGACACATCGAGCAGCCCGCGGAGCGCCATTCCGCGCCCGCCGTGGCGAAGACCTCGTGGAGCCCCTCCGACTCAGCCTGGCTGCGGACCTTCATCGAGCCGGGCACCACGAGCATCCGTACGCCGCCCGCGACCGTGCGGCCCCGGATGACCTCGGCGGCGGCCCGCAGGTCCTCGATCCTGCCGTTGGTGCAGGAGCCGAGGAACACGGTGTCCACCGGGATCTCCCGCAGCGGGGTGCCCGGTTCCAGCCCCATGTAGGCCAGGGCCTTCTCGGCGGCGAACCGTTCGTTCTCGTCGGCGATGGCCTCCGGATCGGGAACCGAGGCGGACAACGGCAGCCCCTGGCCGGGATTGGTGCCCCAGGTGACGAACGGAGCGAGGCTCTCGGCGTCGATGACGACCTCGGCGTCGAACTCGGCGTCGTCATCGGTGCGCAGCGTCCGCCAGTACTCGAGGGCCTCGTCCCACTCGGCGCCCTGCGGCGCGTGAGGCCTGCCCTTGAGATACGCGAAGGTCGTCTCGTCCGGCGCGATGAGACCCGCCCGCGCGCCCGCCTCGATGGACATGTTGCAGACGGTCATCCTGGCTTCCATCGACAACGCCTCGATCGCGCTGCCCCGGTACTCCAGGACATAGCCCTGTCCGCCGCCGGTGCCGATCCTGGCGATCACGGCGAGGATGACGTCCTTGCTGGTGACGCCGGGACGCAGCGTCCCGTTGATGGTGACGGCCATCGTCTTGAACGGCCGCAGCGGCAGCGTCTGGGTGGCGAGGACGTGCTCGACCTCCGAGGTGCCGATGCCGAGCGCGATGGAGCCGAAGGCGCCGTGCGTCGAGGTGTGGCTGTCGCCGCACACGACCGTCATGCCGGGCTGGGTGAGGCCGAGCTGCGGGCCCACCACGTGGACGATGCCCTGTTCGTCGTCGCCCATCGAGTGCAGCCGGACGCCGAACTCCTCGCAGTTGCGGCGCAGGGTGTCGACCTGGGTCCGCGAGACGAGGTCGGCGATCGGCAGGTCGATGTCCGTGGTCGGAACGTTGTGATCCTCGGTGGCGATCGTCAGGTCCGGCCTGCGGACCGGCCGGTTCGCGAGCCGGAGCCCGTCGAAGGCCTGCGGGCTGGTCACCTCGTGCACGAGGTGCAGGTCGATGTAGAGCAGGTCCGGCTCGTCACCACTGCCCTGCCGCACGACGTGCGCGTCCCACACCTTCTCCGCGAGTGTGCGAGCCATCGCTCCTCCCCATCGAGGTCTCTGTCCCACCATCTGGACATCCCAGATCGCGAGAAGTTAGTATCGGTTCGTGGGACAGCATAGCGGCATCGGCGTACTGGACAAGGCAGTGGCCGTCCTCAGCGCGGTAGCGGACGACCCCTGCGGGCTCGCAGAACTCTGCGCTCGAACGGGACTGCCCAGGGCGACCGCCCACCGGCTGGCGGTCGGCCTCGAAGTGCATCGACTGCTGCGCAGGGGCGCCGACGGGCGCTGGCGGCCCGGGGCGGCGCTGAGCGAACTGGCGGGGACCGCGAGCGACCCGCTGTTGGAGGCCTCGTCCTCCGTGCTGCCCAGACTTCGGGACATCACCGGCGAGAGCGTCCAGCTCTACCGACGCGACGGGATGCAGCGAGTCTGCATCGCGACCGCCGAGCCGCCGAGCGGGCTGCGCGACACCGTGCCCATCGGCAGCAGGCTGTCGATGACGGCGGGCTCCGGAGCGAAGGTCCTGGCGGCCTGGGCCGATCCCGGCACCCAGCGGGCGGTCCTGACCGACGCCGTCTACGGCGAGCGCACCCTCGTGGAGGTCCGGCGCAGAGGCTGGGCGCAGAGCGTCGCCGAACGCGAGCCGGGGGTGGCCAGCGTCTCCGCTCCGGTGCGCGACAGCGCGAGCGCGGTGATCGCGGCGATCTCGGTATCCGGACCGGTGGACCGGATCGGGCGGAAGCCGGGCGCCCGGTGGGCCTCCGATCTGCTCGCGGCCGCCGAGGCGTTGCAGTCTCGGCTCTGAACCTGTCTGTGATCCCTGCTGTCCTGGTTCGCGGGCAGGCGTGGCGATCCGCGGCGTCGTCGTCGGTCACCCTGACTCCGTCCTGGCTCCCTCCGGTCGCCTGGGAGCTCATCCACGCTGATCCCCGCTCTACGACGGAGAGACCAGAGACAGACTGTACGGAGTCTGCTTCGACCGGGTCGCCGGGTTACCCGCGATCCTCACGCGAGTCCGGCAGCCCGGTTCCGGGCCTGCGGCGAGGTCCGAGCGAAGACCGTGTCCCGGATCGCGTCGCAGGCTAGCGGGGACGACCGGCCAGTTCGTGCCGGAGCGTGCCCGGCACGGGATCATGGCTGCCTGGCGGGTGATTCGCGACACCATGGAGTGGACCCGTCGAGGTGATCATGATCACCGGTCGCGGGCTGCCGGTGCTGATCGAAGCCGCCACGTCGTCGCACGGACCTCGCGACCGCGCGGCGGGCATCCCCGCTCTCCGCCGCACGCGGCCGACATCGGTGGACGCGCCCCGGTGCCCGAGAAGACCGCTGCCGACGCCCGTGCCGACCGCAGGCAGGGCTCCGCCGGGCGCCTTCCGGGCCTCCTGCCCGCCGGAGTCGTCGCCTCGGCCGGGCGAGACCACCCCGCATCGCGTCTCACTCGGCCACAGAGCGGCCGGTACAGGTATCGCACCCGAGGACACCGAGCACGATCGGCTGCGAGGCCCGAGAACCACAGAGCGCCTCGGAACGGGTCGACGTCGCGCGGTCGAGCCGTCCGTCGCCCGGGCGGCCTGCTGACGTATTCGCGGTCGGAGTTCCCGTTCCGGAACATCGGCCCGCGTCAGCGGGAGAGTCGAGCGGCCCCGCCGGTCGCACACGACGAGCTCCCGGCCTCGTACCGATGCGCTGCGCTCGCGCCGGGGCCGCACCGAGTTCCCGTGCGGAGCTCACCGGACGCCGTCTCGGGATCAGGCGCGCGCCGAACGACGTCGATTCGGCCGCGAACGCCAGGGCGAGAGCACCGGCCTTTCGACTCACCGTTCCAGAAGACAAAGAAAAAGGACCGATCCGGCAATTTCTGCCGAATCGGTCCCATTTTCCCTAAGTAGCCCCGACGGGATTTGAACCCGCGCTACCGCCTTGAGAGGGCGGCGTCCTAGGCCGCTAGACGACGGGGCCTTAGTTATTCTCTTGTCTTGCTGCGAAAGACCTTACCACACTCGGTTTGCGTCTTTCAGCTGGGGTACCAGGACTCGAACCTAGACCAACAGAGCCAGAATCTGCCGTGCTGCCAATTACACCATACCCCACTGTCCCGGCGGGCTGATCTCCGTCTCCGGCGACCCGCTCCCCGTTCCGGTGACAGATATTAGACCACGATCCCCCCAGATGCGAAATCGGCTCCCCGAAGACCCGTGCCAGCGCCGCCCAGCGAGGTCAACGCGGGCTCGGCAGGCGAGGAAAGACCAGGTCAGGAAGCTCCGTGAGGCTGGAGATGACGGAGACGCCCACCGGCACCCTGTCCGCCTCGCCTCGGCGATCCAGCCAGACTCCGTGCAGTCCGGCGTCGACCGCGCCCGAGGCGTCGAGATCCAGCCGGTCGCCGACGTGGATGGTCTCGCTCGGCGCGACGCCGAGTGCCTCGCACGCTGTGTGGAAGATCATGGGGTCTGGTTTGCCGATGCCGAGTTCCTCGGATATCACCAGGTGATCGAAGGTGTCGATGAGACCGACGGCCGCCAGTTTCCTTCGCTGATAGAGCGAGGCAGCATTGGTAATCACAGCGAGTCGCAAACCGCTCGCTTTCAGCCACTCGAGACAGGGCCAGGCGTCGTCGAAGAGTCGCCAGGTTCGGCTGATGCACGACAACCGGTGTTCTTCCCGTTCGGCAGCCTCGCCGTCATCGAGTTCTTCGCCGAGACCGGCGAAGAACTCCTTAGTTCGCTCCCGGCGCATGGTGTCGAAGTCGACCTCCCCCGCGTGATAGCGGAGATGGTGGAGATCGGTGGTCCTGCGCCACGCGGGCCAGGCGTCGTCATGGCCGAGGAGCGCCGTGAGGCCCGAGCGGGCTGAGGTCTCGTAGTCGACCAGGGTGTCGTCGATGTCGAGGCAGACGGCGCGAATGCTGCCGCTGGGCAGTGTAGAAGGCGAGGCTAGGGCTGATGTCACCCCGTGAGGTTAGGCGCGCACGAGGCGCGATGAACTCGGCTGACAAGGTGATCCCGCCGGAGCTTCCTCGATACAGCTCGTGACAAGCCGTGAACGAACACCGGTCGTGACCAAGGTGGTCACGACCGGGTGAGCCTCACTGTGCCTGGTCGAGGCCCTGTCGCAGCCTGCCGAGGGTGCGCTCCCTGCCCAGCAGCTCCATGGACTCGTACAGCGGCGGCGAGACGGTCCGACCGGTCACCGCGACGCGAACCGGCGCGAACGCCTTCCTCGGCTTGAGGCCGAGTCCGTCGACGAGCGCGGTCTTGAGCGCGGTCTCGATCGCCTCCGTCGTCCAGTCGCTCAGCGCGTCCAGGGCCGCGATCGCCTCGGTCAGCACCGGGACGGCCGCCGCGTCGAGCGCCTTGGCGGCGTCCGCCGGCTCGGGGGCGAAGTCCGCATCGGCCACGAACAGGAACCGCAACATGCCGACGGCGTCGGAGAGGACGATCAGGCGCTCCTGCACCAGCGGTGCGGCGGCACCGAGCACCGCGAGCTGTTCCGCCGTCGGCTCCGAGGGCAGCAGCCCGCCCGCGACCAGATACGGGACCACTCGGCGAGCGAAGTCCTCGACGGGCAGGGCCCGCAGGTGCGTGGCGTTGATCGCCTCTGCCTTCTTCAGGTCGAAGCGCGCCGGGTTGGAGCTGACCTGCCGGACGTCGAAGGCCGCCACCATCTCCTCTCGCGAGAAGACGTCGCGGTCCTCGGCGATCGACCAACCGAGCAGGGCCAGGTAGTTGAGCAGCCCCTCCGGCAGGAAGCCCCGGTCCCGGTAGTTGAAGAGGTTCGACTGCGGGTCGCGCTTGGAGAGCTTGCGGTTTCCCTCGCCCTGCACCAGCGGCAGATGGCCGAACTGCGGGACCAGCTCGGCGACCCCGATACGCCGCAGCGCCTCGTACAGCGCGATCTGGCGGGGAGTCGAGGAGAGCAGGTCCTCGCCGCGCAGCACGTGAGTGATCTTCATCATGGCGTCGTCGACGGGGTTGACCAGCGTGTAGAGCGGCTCGCCGTTACCCCGGACCAGCACCGGGTCCGGCACGGAGCCCACCTTGAAGGTCACCTCGCCGCGAACGAGGTCGTCGAAGGTGATGTCGGTGTCGGGCATCCGCAGTCGCAGCACCGGCAGCCTGCCCTCGGCGCGCAGTTCGGCGCGACGCTCCTCCGTGAGGTCGCGGTCCGCGCCGTCGTAGCCGAGCTTCGGGTCACGCCCCGCAGCGCGGTGGCGCGCCTCGATCTCCTCCGGCGTGGAGAAGGACTCGTAGACCTCGCCTGCGGCGCGGAGCTTCTCGACCACGGCCAGGTGCAGCTCGCGTCGCTCGCTCTGCCGGTAGGGGCCGTACTCGCCGCCGACCTCGGGGCCCTCGTCCCAGTCCAGGCCCAGCCAGCGCATGGCGTCCAGCAGAGCCAGATAGGACTCCTCGGAGTCCCGCGCCGCGTCGGTGTCCTCGATGCGGAACACCAGGGTGCCCTTGTTGTGCCTGGCGAACGCCCAGTTGAACAGGGCGGTCCGGATCAGGCCCACATGCGGGGTGCCGGTCGGCGACGGACAGAAACGGACGCGGACAGCCGCTGGGCTGGTCTGAGGCTCAGTCATAACCCGATCAGCCTATCCATCCCGTTCCGGGTTGACAGCACCACCGGCCGGGAGGAACCTGATGTTATTCAACACTCGTTGAAATAGGAGGCGATGATGCCGACGACAAGCACCGACGGGCACCGGACCGAGGCCACCTGCGTCGTGGTCGGCGGCGGCCCGGCAGGCATGATGCTGGGTCTGCTGCTGGCCAGGGCCGGGATCGCCGTGACGGTGCTGGAGAAGCACGGCGACTTCCTCCGTGACTTCCGTGGTGACACCGTGCACCCCTCCACCCTGACCCTGCTGGACGAACTCGGCCTCGGAGAGCGCTTCGCCGAGCTGCCGCAGCGCAGGGTCGACGCGGCACGGGTGCTGGTCGACCAGGGAATGGCCAGGATCGGTGATCTGCGACGAATTCCCGGCCGACACGGGCACATCGCCCTGGTCCCCCAGTGGGACTTCCTCAACCTCGTGAAGGACGCCGCCCAGGAGGAGCCGACCTTCGAGCTGCGGATGCGCACCGAGGTCGTCGGGGTGATCCGGGCGGGCGGCCGCGTGCGCGGCGTCCGGTACCGGGACGAGTCGGGGGAAGGCGAACTGCGCGCCGACCTCGTCGTGGCCTGCGACGGCCGATCGTCCACCGTCCGCGACTCCGTCGGGCTACGGCCGAGGGAGTTCGGGGTGCCGATGGACGTGCTGTGGTTCCGGCTGTCCCGCCGAGAATCGGATCAGGCGGGCCTACTGGCCCGGTTCCGCCCTGGTGAAGGCCTGGTCTTGATCGACAGGGGCGAGTACTCGCAGTGCGGCTATCTCATTCCGAAGGGAACCGAGGCCAGGCTGAGGGCGGGCGGCATCGAGAAGTTCCAGACCCGGATCGCACGGCTGGTGCCGACGCTCGCCGACCGGGTGACCGAGATCGCCTCCTTCGACGACGTCTCGGCGCTGCTGGTGCGCCTCGATCGGCTGCGGCGCTGGCATGTGCCCGGCCTGCTCTGCATCGGCGACGCGGCGCACGCCATGTCCCCCGTCGGCGGAGTCGGCATCAACCTGGCCGTCCAGGACGCCGTCGCCACCGCCCGCATCATCGAGCCAGGGCTCTCGCGCAGCACCCTGAACAGCCGCGATCTCGCCAGGGTCAGCAGGCGACGCCGGATTCCGGCCGTCATCATCCAGGCGGCGCAGCGGCTGGTCCACCGGGCGCTGTTCCGCCGGATCGACCTCGAGAACACGGCACCGGTGGAGCCCCGGAGCGGGCGGCTTCCCCTGCCGCTGCGCGTGCTGAACCGGATTCCGATCCTCCAGGCGATTCCCGCCACGCTCGTCGGAATCGGTCCGCTGCCGGAACACGCGCCGCCTTTCGCCCGGCGTCCGCCGTCTCGGTCGGGTCGTCCGACGCCGGACTGAGAGCCGCCCGCCAAGCTCCGGCAGGTCGAACCCCGGCGAACACCGGAGGAGGGAAGGGGTCCGAGGCAGCAGGCATGGGGCGCGCTCGAGCGGACACGACTGTGCCGTCTCGACGACGAAGTGCCATCCAGAACCGGCGGGCGGCGGGAAGGGCCGCCTGCGTCGTCGAGCCGTGCCTGCGCGTCAGCCTGGTGTCTCGGGTGTCCGCGAGACACCAGGCGTGGTCGGCGCGACCGCCGCGGGGGCGGTGCATGTCGGCCGAGCGTGCAGGCCCGCTGAGGCCGGACGAGTCAGCGCCGGACGAGTCAGCGCTGGACGACCGGGTTGCGCAGCGTGCCGAGGCCCTGCACCGTGATCGCGACCGTCTGTCCCGCCGTCATCGGACCCACGCCCGCAGGCGTGCCCGTGAGGATCACGTCACCAGGCAGCAGCGTCATGACGCGCGAGATCCAGGCCACCAGGGTCGGAACGTCGTGCAGCAGATTCGCGGTGGTGGAGTCCTGCCGCACCGCGCCGTCGAGTTCGGTGCGGATGCGCAGGTCGGCGGGATCGGCGGTCGTGTCGATCCACGGGCCGAGCGGGCAGAAGGTGTCGTGCCCCTTGGCCCGAGTCCACTGGCCGTCGGCCTTCTGCTGGTCGCGCGCCGTCACATCGTTGGCGATCGTGTAGCCCAGCAGCACGTCCTTGGCCTTGGCCGGGGACACGTCGCGGCAGGGCGCGCCGATGACCGCGGCCAGCTCGCCCTCGAAGTCGACCTGCGCCGAGTCGGCGGGCAGCCGGATGCTCGCGCCGGGGCCGATCACCGAGGTCGACGGCTTCATGAAGATCACCGGGTTGGCGGGCGGCTCGCCGCCCATCTCCCTCGCGTGGTCGGCATAGTTCTTGCCGATGCAGATGACCTTGCTCGGCAGGATCGGCGCGAGCACCCGCACGTCGGCCAGCGGCCAGCGACGGCCGGTGTACGTGGGGTCGCCGAACGGGTGCTCCGCGATCTCGACCGCGACCTGGTCCGTGTCCGGCTCCCCCTCGATCGAGACGAAGGCCACTCCCTGGGGGTGGGCGATACGGCCGATACGCACGGACAACCTCCTGCGATGCTGCTTCTGGCGGACGGCACCACTCTAGACGGGCAGGTCAGCGGGGTCGGCGGTACGAGCAGCCCGGAGAGCAGGATCACGGCAGCGGGCAGCCGTCCCGCTCGGCGGCGGCGCTGGTGAGTGCGGTGAAAAGGTCCCCGTCGGGCGAGTCGTCGACGAACTCCCCGAAACCAGTGAGGTGGTAATGCACCGGCTCGCCCCCACAGGTGTGGTCGAGCCCGGTACCCCTGTACAGGTCGTCTTCACGGCCTTGCACGGTCTCCGCGATGACACCTCTCGCCACCACGAAAGTCGCTATGAGTGACAGGTTCTCACCAGGCTCCTGCGGCTTGTCGATGTCCCAGACCTGGCACGCCTCCGCCACACCGCCCGTGATCGACTCGACCGTATGTCGAATTCCCGAAGCAGGCGCCGGAATCAGCGTGGGATCTGCCAGACCGCACAGACCAGATGCTCCCTCGACAGCGTTCGGAACGGGATGCGGCGGCAGCTCGGCAGGGGCGACTAGCGGATCCGAGCCGCACCCCCATCGATCGACGAGATCGTTTGCCGCCTCTATCCCAGCCGCCAGCATCGCCCCTCGATACTCGAGATCTTCAGACGAAACAAATCCATCGTTCCTCCTGCCTGACTGAATAGAGCCGATGTCAAGCCAGAAGTCGCCGACGTCCGGATTTCCGGCACATTCGACGGGAATAGTGGCACTGCCAGTGGTCAACAAGGCATCCGTCGACCCGACCCCGACGACCTGATACGTCGGTCCACCCATTGCGAAAGAAACGATCGAACTAAACCCGGATTGATCCAGCCTGGGTAGATCAACCCGAAGAAATGGCCAAGAGGAATCTATTGCGAACTGCCCATCAACCTGGTTACGGTAACTCGTTCCGCAAGAGAACTCATAACCATCTTCGATGAATTCATCTGGCAGACCGCCACCCGGAAAACCCATCTCCTCCCATGAGTTCTCACTCAGGAGATCGTCGCAGACCAGTTTGAGTTCCGGCTCTGCGGAAGGGTTCTGGCCAGCGCCGCCAGAGCCGAAA
The Actinoalloteichus fjordicus DNA segment above includes these coding regions:
- the leuC gene encoding 3-isopropylmalate dehydratase large subunit encodes the protein MARTLAEKVWDAHVVRQGSGDEPDLLYIDLHLVHEVTSPQAFDGLRLANRPVRRPDLTIATEDHNVPTTDIDLPIADLVSRTQVDTLRRNCEEFGVRLHSMGDDEQGIVHVVGPQLGLTQPGMTVVCGDSHTSTHGAFGSIALGIGTSEVEHVLATQTLPLRPFKTMAVTINGTLRPGVTSKDVILAVIARIGTGGGQGYVLEYRGSAIEALSMEARMTVCNMSIEAGARAGLIAPDETTFAYLKGRPHAPQGAEWDEALEYWRTLRTDDDAEFDAEVVIDAESLAPFVTWGTNPGQGLPLSASVPDPEAIADENERFAAEKALAYMGLEPGTPLREIPVDTVFLGSCTNGRIEDLRAAAEVIRGRTVAGGVRMLVVPGSMKVRSQAESEGLHEVFATAGAEWRSAGCSMCLGMNPDQLKPGERSASTSNRNFEGRQGRGGRTHLVSPLVAAATAVRGTLSSPEDLN
- a CDS encoding IclR family transcriptional regulator, whose translation is MGQHSGIGVLDKAVAVLSAVADDPCGLAELCARTGLPRATAHRLAVGLEVHRLLRRGADGRWRPGAALSELAGTASDPLLEASSSVLPRLRDITGESVQLYRRDGMQRVCIATAEPPSGLRDTVPIGSRLSMTAGSGAKVLAAWADPGTQRAVLTDAVYGERTLVEVRRRGWAQSVAEREPGVASVSAPVRDSASAVIAAISVSGPVDRIGRKPGARWASDLLAAAEALQSRL
- a CDS encoding HAD family hydrolase; this encodes MTSALASPSTLPSGSIRAVCLDIDDTLVDYETSARSGLTALLGHDDAWPAWRRTTDLHHLRYHAGEVDFDTMRRERTKEFFAGLGEELDDGEAAEREEHRLSCISRTWRLFDDAWPCLEWLKASGLRLAVITNAASLYQRRKLAAVGLIDTFDHLVISEELGIGKPDPMIFHTACEALGVAPSETIHVGDRLDLDASGAVDAGLHGVWLDRRGEADRVPVGVSVISSLTELPDLVFPRLPSPR
- the gltX gene encoding glutamate--tRNA ligase → MTEPQTSPAAVRVRFCPSPTGTPHVGLIRTALFNWAFARHNKGTLVFRIEDTDAARDSEESYLALLDAMRWLGLDWDEGPEVGGEYGPYRQSERRELHLAVVEKLRAAGEVYESFSTPEEIEARHRAAGRDPKLGYDGADRDLTEERRAELRAEGRLPVLRLRMPDTDITFDDLVRGEVTFKVGSVPDPVLVRGNGEPLYTLVNPVDDAMMKITHVLRGEDLLSSTPRQIALYEALRRIGVAELVPQFGHLPLVQGEGNRKLSKRDPQSNLFNYRDRGFLPEGLLNYLALLGWSIAEDRDVFSREEMVAAFDVRQVSSNPARFDLKKAEAINATHLRALPVEDFARRVVPYLVAGGLLPSEPTAEQLAVLGAAAPLVQERLIVLSDAVGMLRFLFVADADFAPEPADAAKALDAAAVPVLTEAIAALDALSDWTTEAIETALKTALVDGLGLKPRKAFAPVRVAVTGRTVSPPLYESMELLGRERTLGRLRQGLDQAQ
- a CDS encoding FAD-dependent oxidoreductase, whose amino-acid sequence is MMPTTSTDGHRTEATCVVVGGGPAGMMLGLLLARAGIAVTVLEKHGDFLRDFRGDTVHPSTLTLLDELGLGERFAELPQRRVDAARVLVDQGMARIGDLRRIPGRHGHIALVPQWDFLNLVKDAAQEEPTFELRMRTEVVGVIRAGGRVRGVRYRDESGEGELRADLVVACDGRSSTVRDSVGLRPREFGVPMDVLWFRLSRRESDQAGLLARFRPGEGLVLIDRGEYSQCGYLIPKGTEARLRAGGIEKFQTRIARLVPTLADRVTEIASFDDVSALLVRLDRLRRWHVPGLLCIGDAAHAMSPVGGVGINLAVQDAVATARIIEPGLSRSTLNSRDLARVSRRRRIPAVIIQAAQRLVHRALFRRIDLENTAPVEPRSGRLPLPLRVLNRIPILQAIPATLVGIGPLPEHAPPFARRPPSRSGRPTPD
- a CDS encoding fumarylacetoacetate hydrolase family protein — translated: MRIGRIAHPQGVAFVSIEGEPDTDQVAVEIAEHPFGDPTYTGRRWPLADVRVLAPILPSKVICIGKNYADHAREMGGEPPANPVIFMKPSTSVIGPGASIRLPADSAQVDFEGELAAVIGAPCRDVSPAKAKDVLLGYTIANDVTARDQQKADGQWTRAKGHDTFCPLGPWIDTTADPADLRIRTELDGAVRQDSTTANLLHDVPTLVAWISRVMTLLPGDVILTGTPAGVGPMTAGQTVAITVQGLGTLRNPVVQR